The following coding sequences are from one Sphaeramia orbicularis chromosome 11, fSphaOr1.1, whole genome shotgun sequence window:
- the tril gene encoding TLR4 interactor with leucine rich repeats, producing the protein METGNLVAVTCLFLLGLVFSSSGTGFCPDRCDCQHPLHLMCTNRGLRTVPKPAVRVPEEVLVFSLGGNFISNISAFDFSRYSNLLRLNLQYNQIQAIHPKAFEKLSRLEELYLGHNILSSVPAGTLQPLKKLTILYCNNNAIKKIAPELFANLDNLVKLRLDGNAIEVLQDSDLKSLTSLHHLHLEYNQLHHIHRNAFSKLTNLRFLNLAHNKQAAVRNGFTFSQLKALTTLLLSENEIQYVGNQVFQSLTKLSKLSLSNNRISRLDSGALKGLSSLREFLIDGNELEEIPAGLLDPLERIEELDFSRNRISNVDSKAFSHLKHLKVLKLKNNLLTSLSGDIFALNNVLYDLDLHGNNWTCDCRLEELKRWMTVAHSQGKLLTVFVQCHHPASLRGKYLDYVNSSQLQPLGNWTHLCRTGPEESRSGGVLVKVEGKDSGQVDAVIQNERDEEGLVEEKENKKEELLQEEHVELSEEKRNEENRTRGEQDQVGIQGDQGGPEVEESSPSLERKKPKKDFLSIRSRPDAEAAGKRPKGRRRSNVISRTDPPALLTTSFSGKQDRRSSDPNTELTTQSPVESPEKFDLLRSDLPVITDPCVFNRHVITNVSVDQVTSSTVTVYWTTRDHHRYTPGPGPGSGLVEVHYRILFDRFGTPDRFPRYVYARGTARSVTLRELSSDVTYMVCVEGVVGGSVCQVAPRDHCAGLVTLSEGFSREGSLTSDLQLVTVATLAGNAVLLLVIGGVWLGRSLKRRLQRRKSAVHVRHMYSTRRPFRPAMATASVSTDFTTYQSSRPTRLAPLEEGDLIEFPCDRFLDNTCVRRDSDMQRFSD; encoded by the coding sequence ATGGAGACCGGCAATCTAGTGgcggtgacatgtctgtttctccTGGGGTTGGTCTTCTCCTCATCGGGGACAGGTTTTTGTCCAGACCGCTGCGACTGTCAACACCCGCTGCACCTTATGTGCACAAACCGCGGGTTGCGCACTGTGCCAAAACCCGCCGTGCGGGTTCCCGAGGAGGTGCTGGTCTTCAGTCTTGGGGGCAATTTCATCAGTAACATCTCTGCATTCGACTTTTCAAGGTATAGTAACCTCTTAaggttgaatttacagtataatcAAATACAAGCCATTCATCCCAAAGCTTTTGAGAAGCTTTCGAGGCTGGAGGAGCTGTACTTGGGACATAATATTTTATCATCTGTACCTGCTGGAACCTTACAGCCTCTAAAGAAGTTGACTATTCTCTACTGTAATAATAATGCCATCAAGAAAATCGCCCCAGAGCTCTTTGCCAACTTGGATAATCTTGTTAAATTGCGCCTGGATGGTAACGCCATAGAGGTCCTGCAGGATTCTGACTTAAAAAGTTTGACCAGTTTACATCACCTCCACCTGGAGTACAACCAGCTGCACCACATCCACAGAAACGCTTTTTCTAAACTCACAAACCTGCGCTTTCTAAACCTGGCCCATAACAAGCAGGCGGCCGTGcgtaatggattcactttttccCAACTCAAAGCCCTGACAACTCTGCTGCTGTCTGAGAATGAAATCCAGTACGTGGGGAACCAGGTCTTCCAGAGTCTCACAAAGCTGTCCAAACTGTCGCTCAGCAATAACAGAATTTCTCGTCTGGACAGCGGGGCTCTGAAGGGGCTGTCGAGCCTCAGAGAGTTCCTGATTGACGGCAACGAGCTGGAGGAAATCCCCGCCGGTCTCCTGGACCCTCTGGAGCGCATTGAGGAGCTGGACTTCAGTCGCAACCGGATTTCCAATGTTGACTCCAAggctttctctcatcttaaacaTCTTAAGGTTCTGAAGCTGAAAAACAACCTGCTCACCAGCCTGTCCGGTGACATTTTTGCCCTCAACAATGTGCTTTACGACCTGGATCTCCATGGCAACAACTGGACTTGTGACTGCCGCCTTGAGGAGCTGAAAAGGTGGATGACAGTAGCACACTCTCAGGGTAAACTGCTGACTGTCTTTGTGCAGTGTCACCACCCAGCATCTCTGAGGGGCAAATATCTGGATTATGTGAACAGTTCCCAGCTGCAGCCTCTTGGGAACTGGACTCATCTGTGCAGGACGGGGCCTGAGGAGAGCAGGAGTGGGGGGGTGTTGGTAAAGGTGGAGGGCAAAGACAGTGGACAGGTGGATGCAGTGATCCAGAATGAGAGGGATGAAGAAGGTCTGgtagaagaaaaggaaaataaaaaggaGGAGTTGTTGCAGGAAGAGCATGTGGAATTAAGTGAGGAGAAAAGGAACGAAGAGAATAGAACTAGAGGGGAGCAGGATCAGGTGGGGATCCAAGGAGACCAAGGGGGTCCAGAGGTGGAAGAATCCTCTCCTTCACTGGAAAGAAAAAAACCGAAGAAGGATTTCCTCAGCATAAGGTCACGGCCTGATGCAGAGGCTGCTGGGAAACGACCGAAAGGGAGGCGAAGGTCAAATGTCATTTCCAGAACTGATCCGCCGGCCCTCCTCACAACAAGTTTTTCTGGAAAGCAGGACAGACGGTCATCTGATCCAAACACAGAGCTCACCACACAGTCTCCTGTTGAGTCACCAGAGAAGTTTGACCTCCTCAGGTCAGATCTGCCTGTGATCACTGACCCCTGTGTGTTCAACCGCCATGTCATCACTAATGTGTCTGTGGATCAGGTCACATCCAGCACCGTCACCGTGTACTGGACCACCAGGGATCACCACCGCTacacacctggacctggacctggctCAGGCCTGGTTGAAGTCCACTACAGGATTCTGTTTGACCGCTTTGGGACCCCAGACCGCTTCCCTCGCTACGTTTATGCTCGTGGCACAGCTCGCTCTGTGACCCTTCGGGAACTCAGCTCTGATGTGACCTACATGGTGTGTGTGGAGGGAGTTGTTGGTGGATCTGTGTGCCAAGTGGCTCCCCGGGACCACTGTGCAGGGCTGGTCACTCTATCTGAGGGCTTCAGTCGTGAAGGttcgctgacctctgacctccagctGGTGACCGTGGCGACACTGGCTGGGAATGCTGTGCTGCTGCTTGTGATTGGCGGGGTCTGGTTGGGGCGGAGCCTCAAGAGGAGGCTGCAGAGGAGAAAGTCAGCTGTTCATGTGCGTCACATGTACTCCACAAGAAGACCGTTCCGTCCAGCCATGGCGACCGCCTCCGTGTCCACTGACTTTACCACTTATCAGAGCAGTCGTCCAACACGACTTGCACCATTAGAGGAAGGGGACCTCATTGAGTTCCCATGTGACCGCTTTCTGGACAACACTTGTGTGCGCAGAGACAGTGACATGCAGAGGTTCTCTGACTAG